The Fundulus heteroclitus isolate FHET01 unplaced genomic scaffold, MU-UCD_Fhet_4.1 scaffold_44, whole genome shotgun sequence genome includes a region encoding these proteins:
- the LOC118560526 gene encoding putative gustatory receptor clone PTE03 codes for MNENVNIVFVLQGLNDSVTNRQIYFAFTLMSYLVTILVNLTLILTVCLDKALHQPMYIFMCNLCFTGLCGASSFYLKLLLDLLADAHLITYTGCLMQMFFTYIYIFCQLTSLTVMAYDRYLAICQPLRYWALMTGKKVALLLLLTWCLSLLETAVGIPLISRLSFCSHRMARIFCTNWEVVKLSCSDTTANNLYGIVIIILHSLQIIIILVSYMHLIRSAARSQTDRRKFVQTCSPHLASLLVFSISVLFDTLYSRYGSSSMAALQNALSAEFLVVPPIVNPIIYGMNLRQIRTRIRLWFTTVNPQRMFSK; via the coding sequence ATGAATGAGAATGTCAACATTGTGTTTGTGCTCCAGGGTCTGAATGACTCAGTGACGAACCGTCAGATCTACTTTGCCTTCACCCTGATGTCCTACCTGGTCACCATCTTGGTGAACCTGACCCTCATCCTCACCGTGTGTCTGGATAAAGCCCTCCACCAGCCaatgtacatttttatgtgCAACCTGTGCTTCACTGGACTTTGTGGAGCGTCCAGCTTCTACCTGAAGCTGCTCCTAGACCTTCTGGCCGACGCTCACCTCATCACGTACACCGGCTGCTTGATGCAGATGTTTTTCACTTATATATACATCTTCTGCCAGTTGACCAGTCTGACTGTCATGGCGTACGACCGTTACCTGGCCATCTGCCAGCCGCTGCGTTACTGGGCTCTTATGACAGGCAAGAAGGTAGCGCTGCTGTTGCTTCTCACTTGGTGTCTGTCTCTGTTAGAAACAGCTGTAGGCATTCCCCTGATCAGCAGGTTGTCATTCTGCAGCCACCGCATGGCCAGGATCTTCTGCACCAATTGGGAAGTTGTCAAGCTGTCCTGCTCAGACACCACCGCCAACAACTTGTACGGCATTGTGATCATTATCCTGCACAGTTTGCAGATCATAATCATTCTGGTCTCATACATGCACCTGATTCGAAGTGCTGCTCGCTCTCAGACCGACCGCAGGAAGTTTGTTCAGACATGTTCTCCTCACCTCGCCTCGCTGCTCGTCTTCTCCATCTCTGTGCTGTTTGACACTCTGTATTCTCGTTATGGCAGCAGCTCCATGGCGGCGCTGCAGAACGCGCTGTCTGCAGAGTTCCTCGTGGTGCCGCCCATCGTCAACCCCATCATCTACGGCATGAACCTGCGTCAGATCAGGACCCGGATCCGCCTCTGGTTCACCACAGTGAACCCACAGAGAATGTTCTCAAAATAA